Proteins from a single region of Sphingomonas swuensis:
- a CDS encoding NUDIX hydrolase — protein MSDSDSQAIPAATLVVMRDSPLGSPELLMVERPRTMAFAAGAMVFPGGRIDEADWSDEAGLEDAARRAAIRETKEETGLAVGNDSLVPFARWRPDNVRHRRFDTFFFLAAAPLAHPPLRPQPSECERLLWVTAQAMLDMVGEGSASAIFPTIRNLERLAQFASFAEAREHALATPIEIISPWIEEVDGERWLTIPSHLGYPVTRERLDTALRA, from the coding sequence ATGAGCGACAGCGACAGCCAGGCCATTCCCGCCGCGACCCTGGTGGTGATGCGCGACTCGCCTCTGGGGAGCCCCGAACTGCTGATGGTGGAGCGTCCAAGGACGATGGCCTTCGCTGCGGGCGCGATGGTCTTTCCCGGAGGCCGGATTGACGAGGCCGACTGGTCTGACGAAGCGGGGCTCGAAGACGCAGCTCGAAGGGCCGCGATCCGAGAGACAAAGGAGGAGACCGGGCTTGCCGTCGGCAACGACAGTCTCGTTCCATTTGCCCGCTGGCGGCCCGACAATGTTCGTCACCGGCGCTTCGACACCTTCTTCTTCCTCGCTGCAGCGCCCCTTGCCCATCCTCCGCTTCGGCCGCAGCCAAGCGAGTGCGAGCGGCTGCTGTGGGTCACCGCGCAAGCCATGCTGGACATGGTCGGCGAAGGCTCGGCCAGCGCGATCTTTCCCACCATCCGCAATCTCGAGCGGTTGGCGCAGTTCGCCAGCTTTGCCGAGGCCCGCGAACATGCCCTCGCCACCCCGATCGAGATCATCTCGCCCTGGATCGAGGAAGTGGACGGCGAGCGCTGGCTGACCATTCCTTCCCATCTCGGCTATCCCGTCACCCGTGAGCGCCTCGACACCGCGCTCCGAGCCTGA